ACAGCGTCATGAAGAACCACATGCCGAACATCGCCGAGCCGCTCAGGAACATCGCCACGTTCGCCGCGGCCACCGACCGCACCCGCAGCAGTCCGAGCGGCATCAGCGGAGCCGCCGTACGCGCTTCGACGACGAGGAACAGCCCGATGAGCGCGAGCCCGGCGAGCAGCGGGACGACGGTGGCCGACGCCGTCCAGCCCTCGGCCTCGGTCTGTGAGATGCCGTACGCCAGACTCGCCAGCCCCCCGGTCACCAGCAGTGCGCCGGGCAGGTCGAGGCGCCGTCCGTCCCCGGCCCGGCTCTCCGCCAGCCACCGCAGGGACCCGAGCAGCACCACCGCGCCCACCGGCACATTGATCAGCAGCACCCACCGCCACGACAGGGCGTCCACCAGCGCGCCGCCGACGAGCCCGCCCGCCGCTCCCCCGCCCGCGCCCACCGCGGTCCAGGTCGCGATCGCCCGAGCCCGCGCCGGCCCTTCCGGCACCGCCGAGGTCACGATCGTCAGCGTCGCGGGCGCCAGCACCGCCGCGCCCAGGCCCTGCACGGCCCGCGCCAGCAGCAGTTGCCACTCCTCCTGGGCCAGTCCGCCGCCCAGGGAGGCCAGCGTGAACAGGCCGAGCCCCGCCAGGAACATCCGCTTCCGGCCGTACAGATCACCGGCCCGTCCGCCGAGCAGCATGAACCCGGCGAAGGCGATCGCGTAGGCGTTCACCACCCACTGCAGGCCGGGAGCGCTCAGCCCCAGGTCGGCCCGCATCGAGGGCAGCGCCACGTTCACGACGGAGACGTCGAGCACGACGAGGAACTGCCCGGCACACGCGAGCGCCACCACCAGCCAGGCGGGAGGCGCGGTACGGCCGGCTATGGGGGTGGTGTCAGCGGCTTGGAGCATGGGCGTCATGCTCTCAACCGGGTTACGCCCATTGCATCGGGATTTCGCGCCACCCGTCCCTC
This genomic window from Streptomyces sp. DG2A-72 contains:
- a CDS encoding MFS transporter, whose protein sequence is MLQAADTTPIAGRTAPPAWLVVALACAGQFLVVLDVSVVNVALPSMRADLGLSAPGLQWVVNAYAIAFAGFMLLGGRAGDLYGRKRMFLAGLGLFTLASLGGGLAQEEWQLLLARAVQGLGAAVLAPATLTIVTSAVPEGPARARAIATWTAVGAGGGAAGGLVGGALVDALSWRWVLLINVPVGAVVLLGSLRWLAESRAGDGRRLDLPGALLVTGGLASLAYGISQTEAEGWTASATVVPLLAGLALIGLFLVVEARTAAPLMPLGLLRVRSVAAANVAMFLSGSAMFGMWFFMTLYAQNVRGYSPLEAGLALVPSSLAVILGSKLAPRFMPVIGARGLAVLGTLVGAAGFGWQSTLTTDGPYLTAIMVPGILMMLGAGLAITPLASLATSGAAPGEAGLVSGLVNTSRTMGGSLGLAVMSTIAAARSAGSVAPQALTEGYALAFRVSVGVLVAGAVLMMVWLPGRKSGH